A genomic window from Rhodothermales bacterium includes:
- a CDS encoding RNA methyltransferase → MENFSRLSERRRKEIATLQRKKGRMDLGQALVEGWRGVTSALDAGVPVIDLLAATGSEEDPRLPALVRRAGREAIILPDHVFARLSDVDTAQGILAVVPIRHLAIRDLVDMRRVIVLDGVQDPGNAGTIIRTAGWFGMDAVVAGPGSADPYHPKVVRATMGGLWDVGIAEVDDLVGTLAALTAAGFACVGADLHGEALAGWIPAERTALVLGSESHGLSETTLQALTHRVAIAGAPDRRGTESLNVAVAAGIMLYEWIKKSTSND, encoded by the coding sequence ATGGAAAATTTTTCGCGCCTCTCGGAGCGCAGGCGTAAGGAGATCGCCACGCTCCAGCGCAAAAAGGGGCGGATGGATCTGGGGCAGGCCCTGGTAGAGGGATGGCGCGGGGTAACCTCCGCGCTCGACGCCGGCGTGCCCGTGATCGACCTACTCGCGGCGACCGGCTCTGAAGAGGATCCCCGCCTGCCGGCCCTCGTCCGGCGCGCAGGGCGCGAGGCCATTATCCTGCCGGACCACGTATTCGCCCGGCTTTCCGATGTCGATACGGCCCAGGGCATCCTCGCCGTGGTGCCCATCCGGCATCTGGCGATCAGGGACCTGGTGGATATGCGGCGGGTGATCGTGCTGGATGGCGTCCAGGATCCTGGTAACGCCGGCACGATCATCCGAACGGCCGGCTGGTTCGGTATGGACGCCGTGGTAGCCGGTCCGGGCTCGGCCGATCCCTACCACCCGAAGGTCGTCCGCGCGACCATGGGCGGGCTGTGGGACGTGGGAATCGCGGAGGTAGATGACCTCGTCGGCACCCTCGCGGCGTTGACGGCGGCGGGCTTCGCGTGTGTCGGGGCAGACCTTCATGGGGAAGCACTGGCCGGCTGGATCCCTGCCGAACGAACGGCGCTGGTGCTGGGGAGCGAATCCCATGGACTCTCGGAAACCACGCTGCAGGCGCTCACCCACCGTGTCGCGATCGCTGGTGCCCCCGATCGCCGCGGCACGGAGTCGCTCAACGTCGCCGTTGCGGCCGGCATTATGTTGTATGAATGGATTAAAAAATCAACGAGTAACGATTAA
- a CDS encoding RNA polymerase sigma factor has product MPPSNAFDTNLVEQARQGNAKALERLLHHLEPILRGFFIKRIGPRTEIDDLVQNTLLRVHHGLKDLKEAGSLKAFAMKAALFELQDLYRGRYRTKENLFDPDESPRDSGAPPQEGAGIDLERALASLSPRARQIIELKAYGYRYEEIATIVDTTEAAIKMQVKRAMEKMREALMALTGLVLMLPSKY; this is encoded by the coding sequence ATGCCGCCATCGAACGCGTTCGATACCAACCTTGTGGAGCAGGCCCGACAGGGCAACGCCAAAGCGCTGGAGCGCCTGCTGCACCATCTGGAGCCCATCCTGCGCGGGTTCTTTATTAAGCGCATCGGCCCGCGAACGGAAATCGACGACCTCGTCCAGAACACGCTCCTGCGCGTCCATCACGGCTTAAAAGACCTCAAAGAGGCCGGCAGCCTCAAGGCCTTCGCGATGAAAGCCGCCCTGTTCGAACTGCAGGACCTGTATCGAGGGCGTTATCGGACGAAAGAAAACCTGTTCGATCCCGACGAATCTCCACGCGACTCCGGCGCCCCGCCTCAGGAAGGCGCCGGAATCGACCTCGAGCGCGCCCTCGCCTCCCTCTCCCCCCGGGCCCGCCAGATCATCGAACTCAAAGCGTACGGGTATCGCTACGAGGAGATCGCGACGATCGTCGACACCACCGAGGCCGCGATCAAGATGCAAGTCAAACGCGCCATGGAAAAAATGCGCGAGGCGCTGATGGCCCTCACCGGCCTGGTGTTGATGTTACCATCGAAATATTAA